The sequence below is a genomic window from Dyadobacter chenwenxiniae.
ATTTTACAATGACAGGAAAGAATTGGGCTATAAGAAATGTGGTAATTATGAGGTTGGGGAAGATAAAGATGAAGTCGCCGTTTTGGAACGTTTCCTTCAAAAAACACAGCCGGACTTCATTTATTGCTGCCTCTCGGACATGAATGAGATGCTGGTAAAAGGCGTGATCCGTTTTGCACAGCATCAAAAATCCCAGGTACGCCTCGTTCCCGATTTCGGGGGTTTCATGAATAACCTGGCGACCATTGAATACCACGATCAATACCCTGTTATTCAGCTTAATACAAAGCCATTTTCAGGCTTGCAGGATGAAACCATCAAGCGCACATTTGACCTGATATTCTCGGCGATCGTTATGATATTCGGCGCGCCGATATTTGTGTTGCTGATGGGACTGGTGGCTGTTTCTTCACCGGGGCCTATATTTTTCCTGCAGGAACGTTCCGGGCGCTGGGGAAAGATTTTCAAGGTGATCAAATTCAGGACAATGTATCAGGATGCAGACAAGTTTGGCCTGAAACATTCCCAGGGTGACCACGACCCGCGCATTACTCCGCTTGGCAGACTGCTGCGGCGCAGCCGCCTCGACGAGCTGCCCCAGTTCCTGAATGTTTTCAAAGGCGATATGTCCATAGTAGGGCCGAGACCGCTTTTCAGGTATGATGTGGAAATGCTCATGCAGGAAGTGCCTCAGGAGTTTATGACTTTGCTAACGGTCAAGCCCGGCATCACCTCAATCGGTCAGATCAAGGTGGGTTATGCCTCTAATATCGATGAAAACCTCGAAAGGCTCCGCCACGATTTGAATTACCTGAAAAAATACAGCATGGTTACCGACGTCAGGTTGATTGTCCAAACCATACAGGTAATGCTGATGGGACGTGGGCGATAACAACCAGACATTCAAACACAATTCAACTATTTAAACAAAAACGATGATTAAAAGAACTTTTACCCTGATGGTATGTATGCTGGTGCTAACGCTGGTCATGTACAGATGTAAGAACAAAGACGCTGAACCGCTCACACCGGATCAGGGACTGGTTGAAGAACTCAGTAAAATCGATGTGGAACCGGTGAAACTGACCGACCCTGCCCCTGTCGCCTCTACGGAAGCTGCTATTACGCTTTCACCTGCCGTTACCACACTCGGAACCGAGATTGCCGGAATGGGCGCCGCTGGTGCTGAACCTGCTAATGTGAAGGCAGCCGCGGGTAAGTTCGCGTCGTTTTTTACCGCAGCGGAGATCACCGCGCTGATATCGGTGAAGAAGGAAGTCCTTGATGCGGCCGGAACAACCGGAAAGCTTCCCGCAAACCTTACGGCGATCCTCGCACGCGCAAGCAAAAGCCCCGAGATGGCCGCTTACTTCCCGAAAGTGACATTGCCGACCGTTGCTGGAAAAGAGATTAAAGGGTTGCGCACGGGAGCAGTTGAAGGTGGTCCGGCTAGCAAATTTGAAGGCACCCTGGCTAACGATGCGTGCCTCATTGCCGCAGAAGCTGAATTTGAAAAATCTAAAACCAAACTGGATGCTTCCCGCGGAAAATTGCTTGCATCGGCAAAAGACAAATATGACGCTGAAGTTAAGCTGATCGGTGATGCGCAAGCTGCCTGCACGGCTGGCGAACCGGCAAAATATGCGGCGATCATTAAACAAGCAGAGACGCTGGCTGATCAGCTCAACGCGGCACTGGATGCAAATAAAGATTTGCTGGGCGACGATTACATGCCGCTCAAAGGCATTGTCGGATTGCAGCTCATCGCTTACCTGACATCGCTGAACGACCTTGCCAAAGCCGATCTTCAGGCATGCGTAGCGAAAGGCACGGCGGGTAACACAAGCGCCTCAAATGCGCACGATGCAAACAAACTTTTAATTGAAAACGCATACCAGACTGCCCTTGCGTCAGCAGAAAAAACAAAAGCTAAACTCGTTGAAAGCTGTCACAATCAAGGTGGAGGAAATTAAGCATTGTTTTCGTAGTCTATTGATTAGGGTTGGTATTTTATCAACCCTAATGCTTGTTATTTATGGTAAAGTTGCGGCCCAGTCAAACATTTCAGGCAAACCCGGACTTATTTATACGCCTACTGCCCGTTACGTCCCCGACGGCAATATGGAAATCGGGCTTCATTTTTTTCCTGGCAAGTATGGGTTCAATTCAGACAATCAAAATCCGGGCAGGGTTTTATCCATGAACCTTACGGTGCTGCCCAGGTTTGACATTAATATCAATGTGTTACAGCTTTTTTCGACCGCAGCCAATCCGGTAAAACTTGGATTGGGCGACCGGCAACTCGACTTTCGATATCTTTTAATGAAGGAAAGCAAAAACCGGCCTTCCGTTGCATTCATCACCTCCACGCCTACCAGCATCAGCCCCACGCTGCTGACCCATGCGCTCGTTGCAACCAAGCATATTCATGTAGCCAAACAGTGGGAAGCCGAAGTGACGGCCGGTTATGGAAGCCCCTATCACATTTACAGAAAAGGCAGCACACTTGATAACTACGGGCTTTTTGCCAACATGGCTTTCGAGAAAAAAGAAGATTACGCCTATCACAAACGTTATCTGGAAGGCCCGTTCGGCGGCGTTTCATTTACATACAAATCAAAATTCGGGTTAATGCTTGAATACGATTCACAGAACATTAATGCAGGTGTTTATGTGAAAGCATTCAAAAATTGGGTGTTACAGGCGGCCGTTCTGAATGGTGAGCAAATCACATTTGGAAGCGCGTATAATTTCTCGCTTTTAAAGCAATCCAGGCGAATGCTTTCCCTTGGTAAAAAACAAAACGGGGATAATGGTCAAACACCTGCGGACCCGCAGAAAATCATCATAGGCACTGGTTACCGCAAATTGCGCGGCAATTTCGAAAATGTAACATTGGACAGCACAGGCGTCATTTCCTATGAACAAAGACTTAACCGGAACCCTTTCCCCGCCCTTTACCAGCTGAAACAGCTGTACGCAGATTCGGCGGACATGCGTTTTGTGCCATTGTTCCAGGGAATCCCGATAGCCCAGTACAAGCTTTCGGACAAACTGGAAATGAGCGAGGTAAGCCAGGAATTCAGGGAGAGGCACAAAATGAGAACCAAATTTCCACTGCACCGCAATGGTTACAGTCTGGACTTTTGGGTACAGCCTTATTTCAACGCCATTTTTGGAAATTTTGATAAACCTGTCCAGAGCAACACCAGCATTGCGATCCAGAGCCAGATATTGCTGCTTCCGGGAATGTCGCTGGATTTCGGAATTCTTTTCCCGATCGTCAATGACCTGGATAGCCGCCCAAAAAAGATTCGCCCTTCACCTGTTTTTTTAAATCAATTTTATTCAAAAAACCACAACCACATCAGTGCATCGGCCGGCTTTTTTCAGAATGATCAATATGGCGTCAACATTCAATATCGCCGTGCCAATTTACAGCAACCGTGGTCATTCGGTGTGGAAGCAGGTTTGACAGGTGACTATTATTATCCCGACAAAGGTGTTTATTACGGAAATATGGAAAAATTGTTGCTCATACTCGATGCAGCTTACCTGCTTTCCAATCCCGACATTACGTTTAAAGTGTCGGCGGGCCGCTATCTTGCAGGCGACACGGGTGTGCGGCTTGATATGCTTAGACAATTTTCCAATGTAGAAATCGGCTTTTACGCCATGACCACCAGTAATGGCTCCACCATTGGATTTAATTTCGCAATCCCCCTATTCCCGGGTAAACTGCTCAACGGCAAACACGTAAGGTTTAGAACATCAAGCGAATTTCCGTGGGAATACAACTACACCAGAGGTTACCGCATCGGGGAGCGTTACCGGACAGGCTACCAGCTGGATCAGAAGTTGAGGCAATATCACAGGCAGTATTTAGGAAGGCAGTACGGAGCAAAGTGAGCCCTCCCTTTGACCAAACAGCCGATTTGGAATGCTTCTTGAAACAATAATATATTTTATTCAAAATTTCAGACAAAATTTTCGACATTAGACCATCATTAACTATGAATGGGTCTGACGTTGAATAGCGCTTATCACAAAATCATCAAGTCGCCGGTCGGGGAATTACTGCTTGTAGCCAGTGACAGCGGGTTGTCATCGTTAATCTGGGACCGGGAAGGGTTCGAAAGGCCTGGTATTGAAGACAATAACCACCCTATCCTACTCGAAACGGAGCAACAGCTCAATGAATATTTTGCAAAGAAAAGACAAACATTCTCCCTGCCGCTTGATTTTGACGGAACAGTATTTCAGAAAAAAGTCTGGGAGGCTTTACTCACCATTCCTTTCGGCGAAACCAGGACTTACGGCGATATCGCCAAACAGATCGGCAGTCCCCAGGCGGTTCGCGCGGTGGGAGGCGCAGCCAACAAAAATCCCATCTGCATTGTTGCACCTTGCCACAGGGTAATCGGCGCCACAGGAAAATTAGTCGGCTTTGGCGGTGGATTAATGAACAAAACGCTTTTACTCGAAATCGAACGACCACAAGCTCAGCTTAGTTTGTGGGGTTAACACTGCTTTTGATATGACACGAAACTACGCGAAGATCGCTTTCAGGGGACTTGCCAGGAACAAGGCATATTCCTTCATCAACATTGCAGGCCTGGCCCTAGGAATGGCTGTTGCGTTACTCATTTCAATGTGGGTTTGGGATGAATGGAATTATAACAAAAACATTGAAAACAGTGATCGCATTGCGCGGGTAATGTGGAACTCAACGCAGAATGGCAAAATTATTACTTCGCCCCATATGCCTTTTCCACTCGCTGCCGAGCTCCGGAACAGTTATGGCCAGGATTTGGAACGGGTGGCCGTTTCCTGGAGCAGCGATGATTATGATATATTGTCGAACGAAAGCAAGTTTCGGCGTAAAGGCCGTTTTATGGAGCCGGACGGCGTGCACATTTTGTCGCCTAAAATGCTGAAAGGCAACAGGGAAGCTTTGGAAAATCCCGCATCCGTGATCATATCGGAATCCG
It includes:
- a CDS encoding exopolysaccharide biosynthesis polyprenyl glycosylphosphotransferase — protein: MKNRYTGLLPKIHLWTDLLMFNVSFAAAYYIRFEIRVPDHLYANLLLIGNLLWILTTYVFRTYQFNRISYIPYRQAIILLKACIIHVSFILGFLYFSQQGGEVSRTQFLLTYAIFVSCALVARALIWSFILFCRRAGYNMRTYAVIGKGEVAGLIEGFYNDRKELGYKKCGNYEVGEDKDEVAVLERFLQKTQPDFIYCCLSDMNEMLVKGVIRFAQHQKSQVRLVPDFGGFMNNLATIEYHDQYPVIQLNTKPFSGLQDETIKRTFDLIFSAIVMIFGAPIFVLLMGLVAVSSPGPIFFLQERSGRWGKIFKVIKFRTMYQDADKFGLKHSQGDHDPRITPLGRLLRRSRLDELPQFLNVFKGDMSIVGPRPLFRYDVEMLMQEVPQEFMTLLTVKPGITSIGQIKVGYASNIDENLERLRHDLNYLKKYSMVTDVRLIVQTIQVMLMGRGR
- a CDS encoding YjbH domain-containing protein is translated as MLVIYGKVAAQSNISGKPGLIYTPTARYVPDGNMEIGLHFFPGKYGFNSDNQNPGRVLSMNLTVLPRFDININVLQLFSTAANPVKLGLGDRQLDFRYLLMKESKNRPSVAFITSTPTSISPTLLTHALVATKHIHVAKQWEAEVTAGYGSPYHIYRKGSTLDNYGLFANMAFEKKEDYAYHKRYLEGPFGGVSFTYKSKFGLMLEYDSQNINAGVYVKAFKNWVLQAAVLNGEQITFGSAYNFSLLKQSRRMLSLGKKQNGDNGQTPADPQKIIIGTGYRKLRGNFENVTLDSTGVISYEQRLNRNPFPALYQLKQLYADSADMRFVPLFQGIPIAQYKLSDKLEMSEVSQEFRERHKMRTKFPLHRNGYSLDFWVQPYFNAIFGNFDKPVQSNTSIAIQSQILLLPGMSLDFGILFPIVNDLDSRPKKIRPSPVFLNQFYSKNHNHISASAGFFQNDQYGVNIQYRRANLQQPWSFGVEAGLTGDYYYPDKGVYYGNMEKLLLILDAAYLLSNPDITFKVSAGRYLAGDTGVRLDMLRQFSNVEIGFYAMTTSNGSTIGFNFAIPLFPGKLLNGKHVRFRTSSEFPWEYNYTRGYRIGERYRTGYQLDQKLRQYHRQYLGRQYGAK
- a CDS encoding methylated-DNA--[protein]-cysteine S-methyltransferase, giving the protein MGLTLNSAYHKIIKSPVGELLLVASDSGLSSLIWDREGFERPGIEDNNHPILLETEQQLNEYFAKKRQTFSLPLDFDGTVFQKKVWEALLTIPFGETRTYGDIAKQIGSPQAVRAVGGAANKNPICIVAPCHRVIGATGKLVGFGGGLMNKTLLLEIERPQAQLSLWG